The Burkholderia cepacia genome includes a region encoding these proteins:
- a CDS encoding ABC transporter substrate-binding protein, translating into MQRKTLAARVLAGAALATAACAASAGTLTIATLNNPDMIELKKLSPAFEKANPDIKLNWVILEENVLRQRATTDITTGSGQFDVMAIGTYETPQWGKRGWLAPITGLPADYDLNDIVKTARDSLSYNGQLYALPFYVESSMTFYRKDLFAAKGLKMPDQPTYDQIAEFADKLTDKAKGTYGICLRGKAGWGENMAYVSTVVNTFGGRWFDENWNAQLTSPEWKKAINFYVNLLKKNGPPGASSNGFNENLTLTASGKCAMWIDATVAAGMLYNKQQSQVADRIGFAAAPVAATPKGSHWLWAWALAVPKTSKQQDAARKFIAWATSKQYIEMVGKDEGWASVPPGTRTSTYQRPEYKAAAPFSDFVLKAIETADPNDPSLKKVPYTGVQYVGIPEFQSFGTVVGQSIAGAVAGQMTVDQALAAGQAAADRAVRQAGYQK; encoded by the coding sequence ATGCAACGAAAGACGCTTGCCGCCCGCGTGCTCGCCGGAGCCGCGCTTGCGACGGCGGCCTGCGCCGCGTCCGCCGGCACGCTGACGATCGCGACGCTGAACAATCCCGACATGATCGAGCTGAAGAAGCTGTCGCCGGCATTCGAGAAGGCGAACCCGGACATCAAGCTGAACTGGGTGATCCTCGAGGAAAACGTGCTGCGCCAGCGCGCGACCACCGACATCACGACCGGCAGCGGCCAGTTCGACGTGATGGCGATCGGCACCTACGAGACGCCGCAGTGGGGCAAGCGCGGCTGGCTCGCGCCGATCACGGGCCTGCCCGCCGACTACGACCTGAACGACATCGTGAAGACCGCGCGCGACAGCCTGTCGTACAACGGCCAGCTGTACGCGCTGCCGTTCTACGTCGAAAGCTCGATGACGTTCTACCGCAAGGACCTGTTCGCGGCGAAGGGGCTGAAGATGCCCGACCAGCCGACCTACGACCAGATCGCCGAGTTCGCGGACAAGCTCACCGACAAGGCGAAGGGTACCTACGGGATCTGCCTGCGCGGCAAGGCCGGTTGGGGCGAGAACATGGCGTACGTGTCGACGGTCGTGAACACGTTCGGCGGGCGCTGGTTCGACGAGAACTGGAACGCGCAGCTGACGTCGCCGGAATGGAAGAAGGCGATCAATTTCTACGTGAACCTGCTGAAGAAGAACGGCCCGCCGGGAGCGAGCTCGAACGGCTTCAACGAGAACCTGACGCTGACCGCATCGGGCAAGTGCGCGATGTGGATCGACGCGACGGTCGCCGCCGGGATGCTCTACAACAAGCAGCAGTCGCAGGTGGCCGACAGGATCGGCTTCGCGGCCGCGCCGGTCGCCGCCACGCCGAAGGGCTCGCACTGGCTGTGGGCGTGGGCGCTGGCCGTGCCGAAGACGTCGAAGCAGCAGGATGCCGCGCGCAAGTTCATCGCGTGGGCGACGTCGAAGCAGTACATCGAGATGGTCGGCAAGGACGAAGGCTGGGCGTCGGTGCCGCCGGGCACGCGCACGTCGACGTATCAGCGCCCCGAGTACAAGGCTGCGGCGCCGTTCTCGGACTTCGTGCTGAAGGCGATCGAGACGGCCGACCCGAACGATCCGTCGCTGAAGAAGGTGCCGTACACGGGCGTGCAGTACGTCGGGATTCCTGAATTCCAGTCGTTCGGCACGGTGGTCGGCCAGTCGATCGCCGGTGCGGTCGCGGGCCAGATGACGGTCGACCAGGCGCTCGCCGCCGGGCAGGCCGCCGCGGACCGCGCGGTGCGGCAGGCCGGCTACCAGAAGTAA
- a CDS encoding L-iditol 2-dehydrogenase, with protein MRLEDKVAILTGAASGIGEAVAQRYLDEGARCVLVDLKPAGGSLARLIEANPGRAVAVTADVTRRDDIERIVATAVERFGGVDILFNNAALFDMRPILDESWDVFDRLFAVNVKGLFFLMQAVAQRMVEQGRGGKIVNMSSQAGRRGEALVSHYCATKAAVISYTQSAALALAPHRINVNGIAPGVVDTPMWEQVDALFARYENRPLGEKKRLVGEAVPLGRMGVPGDLTGAALFLASSDADYITAQTLNVDGGNWMS; from the coding sequence GTGAGACTGGAAGACAAGGTCGCGATCCTGACGGGCGCCGCGAGCGGCATCGGCGAGGCGGTCGCGCAACGTTATCTGGACGAGGGCGCGCGCTGCGTACTCGTCGACCTGAAGCCTGCCGGCGGTTCGCTCGCGCGGCTCATCGAGGCGAACCCCGGCCGCGCGGTGGCCGTCACCGCGGACGTCACGCGCCGCGACGACATCGAGCGCATCGTCGCGACCGCCGTCGAGCGCTTCGGCGGCGTCGACATCCTGTTCAACAACGCGGCGCTGTTCGACATGCGCCCGATCCTCGACGAATCGTGGGACGTGTTCGACCGGCTGTTCGCGGTCAACGTGAAAGGGCTGTTCTTCCTGATGCAGGCCGTCGCGCAGCGGATGGTCGAGCAGGGGCGCGGCGGCAAGATCGTCAACATGTCGTCGCAGGCCGGGCGTCGCGGCGAGGCGCTCGTTTCGCACTACTGCGCGACCAAGGCCGCGGTGATCAGCTACACGCAGTCGGCCGCGCTCGCGCTCGCGCCGCACCGGATCAACGTGAACGGCATCGCGCCTGGCGTCGTCGACACGCCGATGTGGGAGCAGGTCGATGCGCTGTTCGCGCGCTACGAGAACCGGCCGCTCGGCGAGAAGAAGCGGCTCGTCGGCGAAGCCGTGCCGCTCGGCCGCATGGGCGTGCCGGGCGACCTGACCGGCGCCGCGCTGTTCCTCGCGTCGTCCGACGCCGATTACATCACCGCCCAGACGCTGAACGTCGACGGCGGCAACTGGATGAGCTGA
- a CDS encoding Fur family transcriptional regulator, with translation MATSSSTASIADRLSRADAFAAEHGLAWTPLRRQVYERVLSAQRPIGAYDLLAELEPQRGRVPPTTVYRALDFLVEHGFIHRIESKNAFFACCEIGVPHEGQFLICDSCGDTVEIPGGDLAKQLSASEPAHGFEVHHQVVELSGLCGHCKRKPAQR, from the coding sequence ATGGCTACTTCATCGTCAACGGCGTCCATCGCCGACCGGCTGTCCCGGGCCGACGCATTCGCCGCCGAGCACGGGCTCGCGTGGACGCCGCTGCGCCGTCAGGTCTACGAACGCGTGCTGTCCGCGCAGCGCCCGATCGGCGCATACGACCTGCTCGCCGAACTCGAGCCGCAGCGCGGCCGCGTGCCGCCCACGACCGTCTACCGCGCGCTGGATTTCCTCGTCGAGCACGGCTTCATCCACCGGATCGAATCGAAGAACGCGTTCTTCGCGTGCTGCGAGATCGGCGTCCCGCACGAAGGCCAGTTCCTGATCTGCGATTCGTGCGGCGACACCGTCGAGATTCCCGGCGGCGACCTCGCGAAGCAGTTGTCCGCGAGCGAGCCCGCGCACGGTTTCGAAGTCCACCATCAGGTCGTCGAGCTGAGCGGCCTGTGCGGGCACTGCAAGCGCAAGCCCGCGCAGCGCTGA
- a CDS encoding metal ABC transporter solute-binding protein, Zn/Mn family, with amino-acid sequence MSIALKRAPRRALSPARRLAAALSTAAALSLAAPAFAQAATVNVVAAENFYGDVASQIGGSHVAVTSILSNPDQDPHLFEASPKTARALQHAQVVIYNGANYDPWMGKLLGASKQAKRATIVVADLVGKKAGDNPHLWYDPATMPAAARAIAAELGRADPANKAEYDANLQKFVASLKPVDDKIAALRAQYKGVPVTATEPVFGYLSDAIGLDMRNQRFQLATMNDTEASAQDVAAFENDLRKKQVRALIYNSQAEEPMTKRMLKIARDGGVPTVSVTETQPAGKTFQQWMAGQLDALSAALAAGKK; translated from the coding sequence ATGTCCATTGCCCTGAAGCGCGCGCCGCGGCGCGCCTTGTCGCCTGCCCGCCGGCTCGCCGCCGCGCTCTCCACTGCCGCCGCCCTGTCGCTTGCGGCGCCCGCGTTCGCGCAGGCCGCGACCGTCAACGTCGTCGCCGCCGAGAATTTCTACGGCGACGTCGCGTCGCAGATCGGCGGCAGCCATGTCGCGGTGACGAGCATCCTCAGCAATCCCGACCAGGATCCGCACCTGTTCGAAGCGAGCCCGAAGACGGCCCGCGCGCTCCAGCACGCGCAGGTCGTGATCTACAACGGCGCCAACTACGATCCGTGGATGGGCAAGCTGCTGGGCGCGTCGAAGCAGGCGAAGCGCGCGACGATCGTCGTCGCCGACCTGGTCGGCAAGAAAGCCGGCGACAACCCGCACCTGTGGTACGACCCGGCGACGATGCCGGCCGCCGCACGCGCGATCGCGGCCGAACTCGGCCGCGCCGACCCGGCGAACAAGGCCGAATACGATGCGAACCTGCAGAAGTTCGTCGCGTCGCTGAAGCCCGTCGACGACAAGATCGCCGCGCTGCGCGCGCAGTACAAGGGCGTGCCCGTGACGGCCACCGAGCCGGTATTCGGCTACCTGTCGGACGCGATCGGCCTCGACATGCGCAACCAGCGCTTCCAGCTCGCGACGATGAACGACACCGAAGCCAGCGCGCAGGACGTCGCCGCGTTCGAGAACGACCTGCGCAAGAAGCAGGTGCGCGCGCTGATCTACAACAGCCAGGCCGAAGAACCGATGACCAAGCGCATGCTGAAGATCGCACGCGACGGCGGCGTGCCGACCGTCAGCGTCACCGAGACGCAGCCGGCCGGCAAGACTTTCCAGCAATGGATGGCCGGCCAGCTCGACGCGCTCTCGGCCGCGCTCGCCGCCGGCAAGAAATAA
- a CDS encoding ABC transporter ATP-binding protein, producing MTATPHALAVDRVTLELGGRAILRDVSFSIEPGEFVGVLGPNGAGKTTLMRAVLGLVPVSAGTLSVGGVPVVRGNASIGYMPQIRSGLANRRMRGYDFVAMAADGHRWGLPHTNAATRRDVDRVLDLVGGPTLARRPLSELSGGERQRLLLAQCLLGSPKLLLLDEPLISLDPNHQRGVVELVRNVQRELGITVLFSAHELNPLLNALDRVLYLGNGVAALGTVDEVITKPVLSRLYGSPIDVMRVNGKIFVMSGDVEIEKHDHEHEDDDGHAHGGGGGHGHHHHGHAHPGHSHDV from the coding sequence ATGACCGCCACTCCCCACGCACTCGCCGTCGATCGCGTCACGCTCGAACTGGGCGGGCGCGCGATCCTGCGCGACGTCAGCTTCTCGATCGAACCCGGCGAATTCGTCGGCGTACTCGGGCCGAACGGCGCGGGCAAGACGACGCTGATGCGCGCGGTGCTCGGCCTCGTGCCCGTGTCGGCCGGCACGCTGTCCGTCGGCGGCGTGCCGGTCGTACGCGGCAACGCGTCGATCGGCTACATGCCGCAGATTCGCAGCGGCCTTGCGAACCGCCGGATGCGCGGCTACGACTTCGTCGCGATGGCCGCCGACGGCCACCGCTGGGGGCTGCCGCACACGAACGCGGCGACGCGCCGCGACGTCGACCGCGTGCTCGATCTCGTCGGCGGGCCGACGCTTGCCCGCCGGCCGCTGTCGGAACTGTCCGGCGGCGAGCGGCAGCGCCTGCTGCTCGCGCAATGCCTGCTCGGCAGCCCGAAGCTGCTGCTGCTCGACGAGCCGCTGATCAGCCTCGACCCGAACCACCAGCGCGGCGTCGTCGAACTCGTGCGCAACGTGCAGCGCGAGCTCGGCATCACCGTGCTGTTCTCCGCGCACGAACTGAATCCGCTGTTGAACGCGCTCGACCGTGTGCTGTATCTCGGCAACGGCGTCGCGGCGCTCGGCACCGTCGACGAGGTGATCACGAAGCCGGTGCTGTCGCGGCTCTACGGCTCGCCGATCGACGTGATGCGCGTGAACGGCAAGATCTTCGTGATGTCGGGCGACGTCGAGATCGAGAAGCACGACCACGAACACGAGGACGACGACGGTCACGCGCACGGCGGTGGCGGCGGCCACGGCCATCATCACCACGGACACGCCCATCCCGGGCATTCGCACGATGTTTGA
- a CDS encoding metal ABC transporter permease yields the protein MFEYDFMINAFAASGIVAVLAGIVGYFLVLRGQTFAGHALSHVGFTGATGAVLLGISPIWGMVGFTLAAGIGMGALGEKLAGRDVAIGVILSGALGFGLLFLHFYTSFATQVTALLFGNVLAVSHDTLAVLAGIGAVSLLALALIARPLLFASLQPELAEAKGVSLRTVSTLFLAVCALAVAAATQIVGVLLVFTLLVGPAAAAQNVTTRLSTGVLLAALFALFEAWLGIVLAYHTDWPTSFWITALSALVYGASLLRRHA from the coding sequence ATGTTTGAATACGACTTCATGATCAACGCCTTCGCGGCGTCGGGGATCGTCGCGGTGCTCGCGGGCATCGTCGGCTACTTCCTGGTGCTGCGCGGGCAGACCTTCGCCGGCCATGCGCTGTCGCACGTCGGCTTCACCGGCGCGACGGGCGCCGTGCTGCTCGGCATCTCGCCGATCTGGGGGATGGTCGGTTTCACGCTCGCGGCCGGGATCGGGATGGGCGCGCTCGGCGAAAAACTCGCGGGCCGCGACGTCGCGATCGGCGTGATCCTGTCGGGTGCGCTCGGTTTCGGCCTGCTGTTCCTGCATTTCTACACGTCGTTCGCGACGCAGGTCACCGCGCTGCTGTTCGGCAACGTGCTCGCGGTGAGCCACGACACGCTCGCGGTGCTCGCCGGCATCGGCGCCGTGAGCCTGCTCGCGCTCGCGCTGATCGCGCGGCCGCTGCTGTTCGCGTCGCTGCAGCCCGAGCTGGCCGAAGCCAAGGGCGTGTCGCTGCGCACGGTGTCGACGCTGTTCCTCGCGGTGTGCGCGCTCGCCGTGGCCGCGGCCACGCAGATCGTCGGCGTGCTGCTGGTGTTCACGCTGCTGGTCGGGCCGGCTGCCGCCGCGCAGAACGTGACGACACGGCTGTCGACCGGCGTGCTGCTCGCCGCGTTGTTCGCGTTGTTCGAAGCATGGCTCGGCATCGTGCTCGCGTATCACACCGACTGGCCGACGAGCTTCTGGATCACCGCGCTGTCGGCGCTCGTGTACGGCGCGAGCCTGTTGCGGCGGCACGCGTGA
- the fghA gene encoding S-formylglutathione hydrolase, which translates to MLELVSSHACHGGEQRFYRHDSAAIGLPMKFSVYLPPQAAHGRVPALFYLAGLTCTDETFAIKAGAQQYAARHGIALVMPDTSPRGAGVPGETDAWDFGVGAGFYVDATEAPWSTHYRMESYVTGELRELVTAELPIDGGRLGIFGHSMGGHGALTLALRHPGLYRSVSAFAPIAAPTRCPWGEKAFSGYLGDDRDAWKAHDASELVARADAPKFADGILVDQGLADQFLANQLNPDVFEAACAKAGQPLTLRRHPGYDHGYYFISTFVADHIAHHARVLGR; encoded by the coding sequence ATGCTCGAACTCGTTTCCTCGCATGCGTGCCACGGCGGCGAGCAGCGTTTCTACCGTCACGATTCGGCGGCCATCGGCCTGCCGATGAAGTTCTCGGTGTACCTGCCGCCGCAGGCCGCGCACGGCCGCGTGCCGGCGCTGTTCTATCTCGCGGGGCTCACGTGCACCGACGAGACGTTCGCGATCAAGGCCGGCGCGCAGCAATACGCGGCGCGGCACGGCATCGCGCTCGTGATGCCGGACACGAGCCCGCGCGGCGCGGGCGTGCCGGGCGAGACCGACGCGTGGGACTTCGGCGTCGGCGCGGGCTTCTATGTCGACGCGACCGAAGCGCCGTGGTCCACGCATTACCGGATGGAGTCGTACGTGACGGGTGAGCTGCGCGAACTCGTCACGGCCGAACTGCCGATCGACGGCGGGCGGCTCGGGATCTTCGGCCACTCGATGGGCGGCCACGGCGCGCTGACGCTTGCGCTGCGTCATCCCGGGCTGTACCGGTCGGTATCGGCGTTCGCGCCGATCGCGGCGCCGACACGCTGCCCGTGGGGCGAGAAGGCGTTCTCGGGTTACCTCGGCGACGATCGCGACGCATGGAAGGCGCACGATGCGAGCGAACTCGTCGCGCGTGCCGATGCGCCGAAGTTCGCGGACGGCATCCTCGTCGACCAGGGGCTGGCCGATCAATTCCTCGCGAACCAGCTGAACCCCGACGTGTTCGAGGCCGCGTGCGCGAAGGCCGGCCAGCCGCTGACGCTGCGCCGCCATCCGGGCTACGACCACGGCTACTACTTCATCTCGACGTTCGTCGCCGATCACATCGCGCATCACGCGCGCGTGCTCGGGCGATGA
- a CDS encoding S-(hydroxymethyl)glutathione dehydrogenase/class III alcohol dehydrogenase, with protein sequence MKTKAAIAWKAGAPLTIEEVDLEGPRAGEVLIEVKATGICHTDYYTLSGADPEGIFPAILGHEGAGVVVDVGPGVGTVRKGDHVIPLYTPECRECKFCLSRKTNLCQKIRATQGKGLMPDATSRFSLDGKPLFHYMGTSTFSNYIVVPEIAVAKVREDAPFDKICYIGCGVTTGVGAVVYSAKVEAGANVVVFGLGGIGLNVIQGAKMVGADKIIGVDINPKRVELAKKFGMTHFINPNEVENVVDHIVQLTDGGADYSFECVGNVKLMRQALECTHKGWGQSFIIGVAAAGEEISTRPFQLVTGREWKGSAFGGARGRTDVPKIVDWYMEGKINIDDLITHTLPLERINEGFDLMKAGESIRSVVLY encoded by the coding sequence ATGAAGACGAAAGCCGCGATTGCATGGAAGGCGGGCGCACCGCTGACGATCGAGGAAGTCGATCTCGAAGGGCCGCGCGCAGGCGAAGTGCTGATCGAGGTGAAGGCGACGGGCATCTGCCACACCGATTACTACACGCTGTCGGGCGCCGATCCGGAAGGGATCTTCCCGGCGATCCTCGGCCATGAAGGCGCGGGCGTCGTGGTCGACGTCGGCCCCGGCGTCGGCACCGTGAGGAAGGGCGACCACGTGATTCCGCTCTACACGCCCGAATGCCGCGAGTGCAAGTTCTGCCTGTCGCGCAAGACCAACCTGTGCCAGAAGATCCGCGCGACGCAGGGCAAGGGCCTGATGCCCGACGCGACGTCGCGTTTCTCGCTCGACGGCAAGCCGCTGTTCCACTACATGGGCACGTCGACGTTCTCGAACTACATCGTCGTGCCGGAAATCGCGGTCGCGAAGGTGCGCGAGGACGCGCCGTTCGACAAGATCTGCTACATCGGCTGCGGCGTGACGACGGGCGTCGGCGCGGTCGTGTACTCGGCGAAGGTCGAGGCCGGCGCGAACGTCGTCGTGTTCGGCCTCGGCGGCATCGGCCTGAACGTGATCCAGGGCGCGAAGATGGTCGGCGCGGACAAGATCATCGGCGTCGACATCAACCCGAAGCGCGTCGAGCTCGCGAAGAAGTTCGGGATGACGCACTTCATCAACCCGAACGAAGTCGAGAACGTCGTCGACCACATCGTGCAGCTGACCGACGGCGGTGCGGACTACTCGTTCGAATGCGTGGGCAACGTGAAGCTGATGCGCCAGGCGCTCGAGTGCACGCACAAGGGCTGGGGCCAGTCGTTCATCATCGGCGTGGCGGCAGCGGGCGAGGAAATCAGCACGCGTCCGTTCCAGCTGGTGACGGGCCGCGAGTGGAAGGGCTCGGCGTTCGGCGGCGCGCGCGGCCGCACCGACGTGCCGAAGATCGTCGACTGGTACATGGAAGGCAAGATCAACATCGACGACCTGATCACGCATACGCTGCCGCTCGAGCGGATCAACGAAGGCTTCGACCTGATGAAGGCCGGCGAGTCGATCCGTTCGGTCGTGCTGTACTGA
- a CDS encoding FGGY family carbohydrate kinase, whose product MRLLGIDLGTGSVKLVTLDADGVERAVASEPYALSSPQPGWAEIAPDTWWQALVRAAARLPAGERAQVAAIGFSGQMHGVVLIDAAGQPVRPALLWPDTRAARLAAAADWPDAPNPVAPGMAGPLLRWAAASEPAALRAARWAVQPKDWLRVALGGDVAADPSDACATALATPDGAWDAALLDALGLPRALFAPVRASTAPCGGLAAQAAAALGLPAGVPLATGAADTACAALGSGLAAAGDALLTTGSGGQIVVLADVLPPARRGLHRYRAAAGGGYYTMAAMQNVGLALEAVRGWLGYASWPAAYDDAFAQAASERLCFLPYLTGERSPWMNPDARGGWLGLGLGDTRGAMMRAAFEGVAFALRAGLDAIRAEGAEGRAVASLRLAGGGSVDPRWRQLLADSLGASLHAIDCPNAATRGAALLAGVAIGHWREDALHALAPAASPVAAPCGDRALATRHARFIDLYARADAWFTTGA is encoded by the coding sequence GCCTGCTCGGAATCGACCTCGGCACCGGCTCCGTCAAACTCGTCACGCTCGATGCCGACGGCGTCGAGCGTGCGGTCGCGAGCGAACCCTATGCGCTGTCGTCGCCGCAGCCCGGCTGGGCCGAGATCGCGCCCGACACGTGGTGGCAGGCGCTCGTGCGCGCGGCCGCGCGGTTGCCGGCCGGCGAGCGCGCGCAGGTGGCGGCGATCGGGTTCTCGGGGCAGATGCACGGCGTCGTGCTGATCGACGCGGCCGGGCAGCCGGTGCGGCCCGCGCTGCTGTGGCCCGACACGCGCGCCGCGCGCCTCGCCGCCGCGGCGGACTGGCCGGACGCGCCGAACCCGGTCGCGCCGGGGATGGCCGGCCCGCTGCTGCGCTGGGCGGCCGCAAGCGAGCCGGCGGCGCTACGCGCCGCGCGCTGGGCCGTGCAGCCGAAGGACTGGTTGCGCGTCGCACTGGGCGGCGACGTCGCGGCCGACCCGAGCGACGCGTGCGCGACCGCGCTCGCGACGCCCGACGGCGCATGGGATGCCGCGCTGCTCGACGCGCTCGGCCTGCCGCGCGCGCTGTTTGCGCCGGTGCGCGCGTCGACGGCGCCGTGCGGCGGGCTCGCCGCGCAGGCGGCCGCGGCACTCGGCCTGCCGGCCGGCGTGCCGCTGGCGACGGGCGCGGCCGACACCGCATGCGCGGCCCTCGGCAGCGGGCTCGCCGCCGCCGGCGATGCGCTGCTGACGACGGGCAGCGGCGGCCAGATCGTCGTGCTCGCGGATGTGCTGCCGCCCGCGCGGCGAGGGTTGCATCGCTATCGCGCGGCGGCCGGCGGCGGCTACTACACGATGGCCGCGATGCAGAACGTCGGGCTCGCGCTCGAAGCCGTGCGCGGCTGGCTCGGCTACGCGAGCTGGCCGGCCGCCTACGACGATGCGTTCGCGCAGGCTGCGTCGGAACGTCTGTGCTTCCTGCCGTACCTGACGGGCGAGCGTTCGCCGTGGATGAACCCCGACGCGCGCGGCGGCTGGCTCGGCCTCGGGCTCGGCGACACGCGCGGCGCGATGATGCGCGCCGCGTTCGAAGGCGTCGCGTTCGCGTTGCGCGCCGGGCTCGATGCCATTCGTGCGGAGGGCGCGGAGGGCCGCGCGGTCGCATCGCTGCGCCTGGCCGGCGGCGGCTCGGTCGATCCGCGCTGGCGCCAACTGCTTGCCGACTCACTGGGCGCGTCGCTTCACGCGATCGACTGCCCGAACGCCGCGACACGCGGCGCCGCGCTGCTGGCGGGAGTCGCGATCGGGCACTGGCGGGAAGACGCGCTGCACGCGTTGGCGCCGGCCGCGTCGCCGGTGGCGGCGCCGTGCGGCGACCGCGCGCTCGCGACGCGGCACGCGCGCTTCATCGACCTGTATGCCCGGGCGGATGCATGGTTCACGACGGGCGCTTAA